TTCGAGGACAAGCGGCCCTCGGAGCTTTCGGGCGGGATGCGCCAGCGCGCCTCGCTGTGCCGCGCGATCGTCCACAAGCCCGACGTCCTGATCATGGACGAACCCTTCGGCGCGCTCGACGCCTTCACCCGCGAGGACCTGTGGCAGACCATGCATGCGCTCAGGGCCGAGGAGCCCTTTACCGGCGTGCTCATCACCCATGACCTGCGCGAGAGCGTCTATCTCGCCGACGAGGTGATCGTGCTTTCGGGACGGCCGGCGACGGCGCAGCATGTGGAGAACGTGAAGCTCGGGGGTCGTACCGATCTCGAGGTGCTCTACACCCAGGAGGCAACCGAGATCCTGCATCGGCTGCGCCACCAGATCGAGATCGCCCAGGGCCGGGCGACGGACGAGAAAGCCGCATGATGAAGACCTTTCGCCGGATCGCCACCCCGACCATCGCCATCCTGATCTTTCTCGTGCTCTGGGAATTCGTCGTCTGGGTGAACCAGTGGCCGAATTACAAGATGGCATCGCCCTCCGACCTCCTGCCGGCCTACACGAAATACTGGAACCTGTTCCTGATCTACGGCTGGCAGACCCTCTGGCGCACCGTCATCGGCCTGCTGCTCGCGGTGGTCGTGGGCACGCTGATCGGCATGGTGATGGGATTTTCGCGCACGATGCGGGACGCGATCTATCCGTTGCTCGTGGGGTTCAACGCCATTCCGAAGGCGACCGTCGTGCCGGTCATCGCGCTGATCCTGATCGGCCAGCACGACCTGAACACGGTGCTGATCGCCTTCATGATCTCGTTCTTCCCGATCTCCGTCGCGGTCGCCATCGGGCTGTCGACGCTGGAGCCGGAATATCGCGATATCCTGCGTTCCCTCGGCGCGTCGAAATGGACGATCTTCTGGAAGATCGCCCTGCCGAAGACGCTGCCGGAATTCTTCGGGGCGCTGAAAGTGTCGGTGACGCTCGCCTTCATCGGCACGAACCTCATGGAGATCGTGGAGCCGCACGGGCGCGGACTCGGCCATCTGTTCGATTCGGGGAAGATCAACGCCGACTACCCGCTGATGTTCGCGGTGCTGATCGCCCTCGCCTTCCTCGGGATCGTGCTCTACTACATCGTGGTCGGGCTCGAGAAGATCTTCGCGGGCTGGGCGGAGCGTCCCCAGGGCTGAGCGCAGACCAGCGCGGGCCGGGACTTGCGTTCCCGGTCCGTCGCGACTATGTAACCCCTCGAGAGGTTGGCGCGGGCGAGCACCTCGCCAACCCGGTCAGGTCCGGAAGGAAGCAGCCGTAACGAGTCCCGCTTGGGTCGTTGTCCAGCCTCTCACCCTTCCCCTTCGTGCCACTGTTCCGCGCTGCGCCGCCGTTCGGGTCTTGTTCTTATGCCCGCAGGCGGCAATATAGGCCAACCCTTCTGACAGCGGGACATGAATGACGACCGATCTCACCGATCTGGGCTGGTCCCAGTTCTTCAACGGCCAGCTCGACCTCGAAGAGATCGGGACGCTGACCCCCGTGCGCCTGTCCGAAGTGCGCCGCCGCTCCGTCGTCGCCCTCACCCCTGCGCTCGAGCGCGTGGAAATCGCGCTGACCGGCGATCATGTCGCCACGGACATGGCCGTGGGCGATTTCGCCCTCACCGACGGCACCCGGCTCATCCGCCTTCTGGAGCGCAAGACGCTCATCTCGCGCAAGGCCGCGGGGATCGCGGCGCAGGCACAGCTCATCGCGGCCAATATCGATACGCTGTTCATCACCACCTCCTGCAACCAGGATTTCAACGAGGCCCGGCTCGAACGCTATCTCGCCATCGCCCTCGACGCGGAGGCGGTGCCGGTCATCGTCATCACCAGGAAGGACAGGCCGGAGGAGATGCCGGCCGAAGATTACGAGACGCGGGCGAAATCCATCTATGAAGGTGCCGAGGTGATGCTGGTGAACGCGAAGGACGCCGAGGACATCGCCCGGCTCGAACGCTATTGCGGCAGGGGGCAGACCATCGCGCTCGTCGGCTCCTCGGGCGTCGGCAAGTCGACGCTGGCGCGCGGGCTGACGGGCGAGGAGATCGAGGTGGGGGAGATCCGCGAGGACGACGCCAAGGGCCGGCACACCACCACCGCGCGCTCGATGCACCGGATGCACGCGGGCGGCTGGCTGATCGACACGCCGGGGATGCGCGAGCTTGCGCTGCACGATGCCTCCGAAGGCATTGCGACACTGTTCGAGGACATCACCGAGCTGGCCGCGATGTGCAAATTCTCCGACTGCCGGCATCGCGGGGAGCCCGGTTGCGCGGTGCGCGCCGCCGTGGAGGCGGGCGAGCTGGACCCCGAGCGGGTCGAACGCTGGCGCAAACTCCTCGAGGAAGACGCCCGCAACACGGAGACCATTGCCGAGGCGCGCGACCGCGGACGCAAGTTCTCCAAGACGGTGAAATCCGCGAAGAAGGCAAAGAGCGCAAGACGCGGCGAATGAGGTTGCGGGGGGGCCTCCCCGCCCTTACCTTACAGCGCGAACGAAGGAGGCCACCGCATGTCCGACACGAACACCGGCTACAAGGTTCTGGCGCGCAAGTATCGCCCGGAAATCTTTGCCGACCTGATCGGTCAGGACGCGATGGTGCGGACGCTGAAGAACGCCTTTGCCGCCGACCGGATCGCGCAGGCCTTCATCATGACCGGCATCCGCGGCACCGGAAAGACCACCACCGCGCGGATCATCGCCAAGGGCATGAACTGCGTCGGACCGGATGGAACGGGCGGACCGACCACGGAACCCTGCGGCCAGTGCGAGCACTGCGTCGCGATCACCGAGGGTCGTCATGTCGACGTGATGGAAATGGACGCCGCCTCGCGCACCGGGGTGGGCGACATACGCGAGATTATCGACTCGGTGCATTACCGCGCTGCCTCCGCGCGGTACAAGATCTACATCATCGACGAGGTGCACATGCTCTCGACGAGCGCGTTCAACGCGCTTCTCAAGACGCTCGAAGAGCCGCCGGCGCATGTAAAGTTCATCTTTGCCACGACCGAGATCCGCAAGGTTCCGGTCACGGTGCTGTCGCGCTGCCAGAGGTTCGACCTGCGCCGGATCGAACCCGAGGTGATGATGAACCACCTCTCCACGATCGCCGCGAAGGAAGGCAGTGCCGTGGCCCAGGACGCGCTCGCGCTCATCACCCGCGCCGCCGAGGGCTCGGTCCGGGACGCGCTTTCGCTGCTCGACCAGGCGATTTCGCACGGTGCGGGCGAGACAACGGTCGATCAGGTCCGCGCGATGCTGGGCCTTGCCGACCGGGGCCGCGTGCTCGATCTCTTCGACATGATCATGGCGGGCGATGCCGCGGGCGCGCTCGGGGAACTGGGCGGGCAATATGCCGATGGCGCCGATCCGCTTGCAGTGCTGCGCGATCTCGCGGAGATCACGCATTGGGTTTCGGTCATCAAGATCACGCCCAATGCCGCCGAGGATCCGACCATCGGCCCGGACGAGCGCGCACGCGGGCTCGCGATGGGGGAAAAGCTGCCGATGCGGGTGCTGTCGCGGATGTGGCAAATGCTGCTGAAGGCGCTCGAGGAGGTGGCCGCCGCGCCGAACGCGATGATGGCCGCCGAGATGGCGATCATCCGGCTCACCCATGTGGCCGAGCTGCCGATGCCCGAGGATCTGGTGCGCCGCCTCAACGAGCAGAACCCGCCGCCCCGCCCGCCCTCCGGCCCCGCCGGCGGCGGCGCGCCGCGGAGCGGCGGATCGGTGAGTGCGCAGGGCGCCCCGGCCGGAGGCGGGCCAGTGACCCACGGGCCGGTGATGACGAGCGGCGCAGCGACAGCGCCGGCGCAGGCCCCCGACGTGGCGCTGGCGCGCTACACCTCCTTCGAGGCGGTCGTCGCGCTGCTGGAGGAAAGCCGCGCAGGCACCCTGCTCATCGAGGCGAAGAGAAACATGCGGATCGCGCGCTACAGCCCCGGCCGGATCGAGTTCCAGCCCTGGGGGGATGCGGCCGCGGACCTGGCCCCCCGCCTCTCCCAGCGGCTCCACGCCCTGACCGGCGTGCGGTGGATCGTGACTATCGCCGAAGCTCCTGAGGAGGCGCGGACCATCTACGAGGTGGAGGATGCCGCGCGTCTCGCGCTCGAGGCCGAGGCGCGGGAGCACCCGATCGTCGCTAAGGTGTTCGAGCTCTTCCCCGACGCGAAGATCAGCGACATCCGCACCCCCGACGCGCTGGCCGCCAGCGCGGCGAGCGAGGCGCTCGAGGAGGTCGAGGACGAATGGGATCCGTTCGAGGAATGACGGCTCCCCACAGGAAAGGATGACGGAATGTTCAAAGGATTGGGCGGTCTCGGCGACATGGCCGGAATGATGAAGAAAGCACAGCAGATGCAGAAGGACATGGCCGAGTTGCAGGAGCAGCTCGACACCATGACCGTGACCGGCGAAAGCGGCGCGGGGCTCGTGAAGGCCACGGCGACCGCGAAGGGCAACCTTACCGGGCTCGACATCGACGCGTCGATCTTTCAGCCGTCGGAAAAGGAGGTGGTCGAGGACCTGATCCTCGCCGCGATCAAGGATGCACAGGCGAAGGCGCAGGAAAAGGCGCAGTCCGAGATGCAGAAGCTGACCGAAGGCCTCGGCCTCCCGGCC
The nucleotide sequence above comes from Celeribacter indicus. Encoded proteins:
- a CDS encoding DNA polymerase III subunit gamma/tau, with protein sequence MSDTNTGYKVLARKYRPEIFADLIGQDAMVRTLKNAFAADRIAQAFIMTGIRGTGKTTTARIIAKGMNCVGPDGTGGPTTEPCGQCEHCVAITEGRHVDVMEMDAASRTGVGDIREIIDSVHYRAASARYKIYIIDEVHMLSTSAFNALLKTLEEPPAHVKFIFATTEIRKVPVTVLSRCQRFDLRRIEPEVMMNHLSTIAAKEGSAVAQDALALITRAAEGSVRDALSLLDQAISHGAGETTVDQVRAMLGLADRGRVLDLFDMIMAGDAAGALGELGGQYADGADPLAVLRDLAEITHWVSVIKITPNAAEDPTIGPDERARGLAMGEKLPMRVLSRMWQMLLKALEEVAAAPNAMMAAEMAIIRLTHVAELPMPEDLVRRLNEQNPPPRPPSGPAGGGAPRSGGSVSAQGAPAGGGPVTHGPVMTSGAATAPAQAPDVALARYTSFEAVVALLEESRAGTLLIEAKRNMRIARYSPGRIEFQPWGDAAADLAPRLSQRLHALTGVRWIVTIAEAPEEARTIYEVEDAARLALEAEAREHPIVAKVFELFPDAKISDIRTPDALAASAASEALEEVEDEWDPFEE
- a CDS encoding ABC transporter permease; protein product: MKTFRRIATPTIAILIFLVLWEFVVWVNQWPNYKMASPSDLLPAYTKYWNLFLIYGWQTLWRTVIGLLLAVVVGTLIGMVMGFSRTMRDAIYPLLVGFNAIPKATVVPVIALILIGQHDLNTVLIAFMISFFPISVAVAIGLSTLEPEYRDILRSLGASKWTIFWKIALPKTLPEFFGALKVSVTLAFIGTNLMEIVEPHGRGLGHLFDSGKINADYPLMFAVLIALAFLGIVLYYIVVGLEKIFAGWAERPQG
- a CDS encoding ABC transporter ATP-binding protein, producing MTNLIDIRGVTHAYKTDKGPLPVLDDLNISVPEGDFCAVVGPSGCGKSTLTRLVAGLMKPDTGEVWLHGERVVSPRSTVGMAFQNPVMLEWRTILQNVLLPLEIVPNKMSRKQKEDRGRELLALVGLEGFEDKRPSELSGGMRQRASLCRAIVHKPDVLIMDEPFGALDAFTREDLWQTMHALRAEEPFTGVLITHDLRESVYLADEVIVLSGRPATAQHVENVKLGGRTDLEVLYTQEATEILHRLRHQIEIAQGRATDEKAA
- a CDS encoding YbaB/EbfC family nucleoid-associated protein, coding for MFKGLGGLGDMAGMMKKAQQMQKDMAELQEQLDTMTVTGESGAGLVKATATAKGNLTGLDIDASIFQPSEKEVVEDLILAAIKDAQAKAQEKAQSEMQKLTEGLGLPADFKMPF
- the rsgA gene encoding ribosome small subunit-dependent GTPase A; this encodes MTTDLTDLGWSQFFNGQLDLEEIGTLTPVRLSEVRRRSVVALTPALERVEIALTGDHVATDMAVGDFALTDGTRLIRLLERKTLISRKAAGIAAQAQLIAANIDTLFITTSCNQDFNEARLERYLAIALDAEAVPVIVITRKDRPEEMPAEDYETRAKSIYEGAEVMLVNAKDAEDIARLERYCGRGQTIALVGSSGVGKSTLARGLTGEEIEVGEIREDDAKGRHTTTARSMHRMHAGGWLIDTPGMRELALHDASEGIATLFEDITELAAMCKFSDCRHRGEPGCAVRAAVEAGELDPERVERWRKLLEEDARNTETIAEARDRGRKFSKTVKSAKKAKSARRGE